Proteins found in one Panicum hallii strain FIL2 chromosome 4, PHallii_v3.1, whole genome shotgun sequence genomic segment:
- the LOC112889658 gene encoding E2F transcription factor-like E2FE translates to MDSASATAAAAAGPSSSSEAAAAGPSSSAAPAAAARSSSGAEPPAAAAQPQPVAPQVQFLQATVLGGGGGAGSGGGSGVARACRHHAYSRKQKSLGLLCSNFVALYDQENVETIGLDDAAKRLGVERRRIYDIVNVLESVGILVRRAKNRYTWLGFGGVPAALKELKERALREMSGSLVLPPMEESSTANLSDDEDDEKLEDADEDDEKLSQSVDNTSDKPDAPGCRLRSDHRKEKSLGLLTQNFVKLFLTMEVETISLDEAARLLLGEGHAESNMRTKVRRLYDIANILSSLNLIEKTQQADTRKPAFRWLGQAKRKQENTKVALPPARPNKRAFGTDLTNFDNKRGRLDSTTENKAKLMQGAGNIVKTFERQLGQGNRSDFVYGPFHPAVVKKQESDDHTVRQKERKTIQDWENLAVSFCPQYQNQALNDLFGHYVEAWKSWYLDLTRETSS, encoded by the exons ATGGACTCCGCCTCCGCCACTGCAGCGGCAGCCGCCGGgccctcctcttcctccgaAGCCGCAGCCGCTGGGCCCTCCTCTTCCGCCGCCCCAGCCGCAGCCGCCAGGTCCTCCTCTGGCGCCGAGCCTCCCGCGGCGGCCGCCCAGCCGCAGCCGGTGGCTCCGCAGGTGCAGTTCCTCCAGGCGACCgtgctgggcggcggcggcggcgccggcagcgGGGGCGGGAGCGGCGTCGCGCGGGCCTGCCGCCACCACGCGTACAGCCGCAAGCAGAAGTCGCTCGGCCTGCTCTGCTCCAA CTTCGTGGCGCTGTACGACCAGGAGAACGTGGAGACGATTGGGCTGGACGACGCGGCCAAGCGGCTCGGCGTCGAGCGCCGCCGGATCTACGACATCGTCAACGTGCTCGAGAGCGTCGGG ATTCTTGTGCGGAGGGCCAAGAATCGGTACACGTGGCTCGGATTCGGGGGAGTCCCTGCAGCGCTCAAAGAACTCAAG GAGAGGGCGTTGAGGGAGATGTCCGGATCACTAGTGTTACCTCCAATGGAGGAGTCATCCACTGCTAAT CTctctgatgatgaagatgacgagAAATTGGAGGATGCTGATGAAGATGACGAGAAACTCAGCCAGTCCGTTGATAATACGTCTGATAAGCCTGACGCACCCGGCTGCCGCCTTAGATCTG ATCATCGGAAGGAGAAGTCCCTTGGGCTGCTCACTCAGAATTTTGTCAAGCTCTTCCTCACCATGGAG GTTGAGACGATCTCACTGGATGAAGCTGCTAGGCTTCTCCTAGGAGAGGGACATGCTGAGAGCAATATGAGAA CTAAAGTTCGGCGATTGTATGACATTGCCAATATACTATCTTCTTTGAACCTCATTGAGAAG ACACAGCAAGCTGACACAAGAAAGCCCGCATTCCGATGGCTGGGCCAGGCAAAGCGAAAGCAAGAGAATACCAAGGTCGCTTTACCCCCTGCCAGGCCCAATAAAAGGGCATTTGGTACTGATCTTACGAATTTTGACAATAAGCGGGGCAGATTGGACTCCACAACAGAGAACAAAGCCAAACTCATGCAGGGTGCTGGCAACATAGTGAAGACTTTTGAGAGGCAGCTGGGGCAAGGGAACAGGAGTGACTTTGTTTATGGGCCCTTCCACCCTGCTGTTGTAAAGAAACAGGAAAGTGATGATCACACCGTTAGGCAGAAGGAGAGGAAGACCATTCAGGACTGGGAAAACCTTGCTGTTTCCTTCTGTCCGCAATATCAAAACCAAG CATTGAATGATCTTTTTGGTCATTATGTGGAAGCATGGAAATCATGGTACTTGGATCTTACACGGGAAACATCATCATGA
- the LOC112888539 gene encoding probable galacturonosyltransferase-like 9, producing MGGAAGEAMRAGVVAVFLAVAVSGAAAGTLPRFAEAPEYRNGEGCPAAAAGVCDPGLVHIAMTLDAHYLRGSMAAVYSLLKHASCPESIFFHFLALEAGAAAGEEPEPELLRRAVAASFPSLRFEIYPFRAEAVAGLISASVRAALEAPLNYARNHLADLLPRCVPRAIYLDSDVLAADDVRRLWETRLPAAAVVAAPEYCHANLSRYFTPAFWSDPGLGARVFAGRRRPPCYFNTGVMVIDLRRWRAGNYRQRIERWMEIQKEKRIYELGSLPPFLLVFAGEVEAVDHRWNQHGLGGDNVHGSCRPLHDGPVSLMHWSGKGKPWDRLDAGRPCPLDHTWKSYDLYIPSDGAVSPASGPALAASLFSW from the coding sequence atgggcggcgccgcgggcgaGGCGATGCGGGCCGGTGTTGTGGCGGTCTTCTTGGCCGTCGCGGtctcgggggcggcggcggggacgctGCCGAGGTTCGCGGAGGCGCCGGAGTACCGCAACGGGGAGGGgtgcccggcggcggcggccggggtgtgCGACCCGGGGCTGGTGCACATCGCCATGACGCTGGACGCGCACTACCTGCGGGGGTCCATGGCGGCGGTGTACTCGCTGCTCAAGCACGCGTCCTGCCCGGAGTCGATCTTCTTCCACTTCCTGGCCTTGGAggccggcgccgcggccggggaggagccggagccggagctgcTGCGGCGCGCGGTGGCCGCGTCGTTCCCGTCGCTGCGGTTCGAGATCTACCCGTTCCGCGCCGAGGCCGTGGCGGGGCTCATCTCGGCGTCCGTGCGCGCCGCGCTCGAGGCGCCGCTCAACTACGCGCGGAACCACCTGGCGGACCTGCTCCCGCGCTGCGTGCCCCGGGCGATATACCTCGACTCCGACGTGCTCGCCGCCGACGACGTCAGGCGGCTCTGGGAGACGcgcctgcccgccgccgccgtggtggCGGCGCCCGAGTACTGCCACGCCAACTTGTCCCGCTACTTCACGCCGGCCTTCTGGTCCGACCCGGGCCTCGGCGCGCGCGTCTtcgccgggcgccgccgcccgccatgcTACTTCAACACCGGCGTCATGGTCATCGACCTCCGCCGCTGGCGCGCCGGCAACTACCGCCAGCGCATCGAGCGCTGGATGGAGATCCAGAAGGAGAAGCGCATCTACGAGCTGGGCTCGCTGCCCCCGTTCTTGCTCGTCTTCGCCGGCGAGGTGGAGGCCGTCGACCACCGCTGGAACCAGCACGGCCTCGGCGGCGACAACGTGCACGGCAGCTGCCGCCCGCTCCACGACGGGCCCGTCAGCCTCATGCACTGGTCGGGCAAGGGCAAGCCTTGGGACCGCCTCGATGCCGGCAGGCCGTGCCCGCTCGACCACACCTGGAAGTCATATGACCTCTACATCCCCAGCGACGGCGCCGTCTCGCCGGCGTCCGGGCCTGCATTGGCCGCATCCTTGTTTTCATGGTAG
- the LOC112889969 gene encoding alpha-mannosidase 2: MPFFSGGGGGRSGALLPTTSKPKAHHHLRSKSSLSAPASSRRRGGPHSASSPYSRRALCLAAAAFAALFVLAFLRLGLPSSRPAARSPHARPRARLTRRPAFRLRDSAAVAARIGREAPVDITTRDLYDRIQFLDADGGAWKQGWEVKYRGDEWDGEKLKVFVAPHSHNDPGWIRTVEEYYERQSRHILDTIVESLSKDSRRKFIWEEMSYLERWWRDAPRKKQEAFAKLVRDGQLEIVSGGWVMNDEANSHYFAIIEQMMEGNMWLNDTIGVVPKNSWSIDPFGYSSTMAYLLRRMGFHNMLIQRTHYELKKELAMKKNLEYLWRQNWDIEETTDIFVHMMPFYSYDIPHTCGPEPAICCQFDFARMRGFSYESCPWRFDPVETDADNVQERATKLLDQYRKKSTLYRTNTLLIPLGDDFRYVSVEEAEVQFRNYEKLFDYINSDPHLNAEVKFGTLEDYFSTLRDEAEKINYSRPGELGSVELQGFPTLSGDFFTYADRNQDYWSGYYVSRPFFKAVDRVLEQTLRASEILASFVLGYCQKFQCAKLPISFSHKLTAARRNLALFQHHDGVTGTAKDHVVVDYGTRMHTSLQDLQLFMSRAVEVLLGDFHDRSDPTLLSHFEPVQERSKYDVQPVHRVLDPREGKAQSIVFFNPLEQTRDEIVMVVVSTPDVSVLNSNGSCLQSQVSPEWQFVSDEKISTGRHRLYWRASVPALGLETYYVVTGQDCEKAIPAVVKTFTASQQFPCPEPYVCSKLEGKTVEMKNSYYTLSFDASHGLLQTVTGHKDGEQTVIGEEIGMYRSHGSGAYLFKPIGEARSIVEEGGHFILTEGPLVQETHSLPKTEWHKPPLSHSTRIYDCGDSIQDMLIEKEYHVELVGHVFNDKELIVRYKTDIDNQRIFYSDLNGFQMSRRQTYDKIPLQGNYYPMPSLAFLQDSLGNRFSVHSKQSLGAASLKNGWLEIMLDRRLVQDDGRGLGQGVMDNRPMNVIFHLLRESNVSALPKTHSLLTLQPSLLSHRVGAHLNYPMHAFMSKKPHEKSFKLPQQSFTPLTASLPCDVHIVNLKVPQPLRFPHTEAASQRFAILLQRRGWDASYCKKGGLHCTTVEEEPVNLFYMFKDLSAVNVKATSLNLLHDDPEMLGYLEQIGDVAQEGNVLISPMEIQAYKLDLQPPSSQEE; the protein is encoded by the exons ATGCCCTTcttctccggcggcggcggcggccgctccGGCGCGCTCCTCCCCACCACCTCCAAGCCGAAGGCGCACCACCACCTCCGCTCCAAGTCCTCCCTCTCCGCGCCagcctcctcccgccgccgcggggggcCACACTCCGCCTCCTCCCCCTACTCCCGCCGCGCCCTCTGCCTCGCCGCGGCCGCCTTCGCGGCGCTCTTCGTCCTCGCCTTCCTTCGCCTCGGCCTCCCCTcctcccgccccgccgcgcgctcgCCCCACGCCCGCCCCCGTGCGCGCCTCACCCGCAGGCCGGCCTTCCGCCTCCGCGACTCGGCCGCCGTAGCGGCGCGGATCGGGCGAGAGGCGCCCGTGGACATCACCACGAGGGACCTCTACGACCGGATCCAGTTCCTCGACGCCGACGGCGGCGCGTGGAAGCAGGGGTGGGAGGTCAAGTACCGCGGCGACGAGTGGGACGGCGAGAAGCTCAAGGTCTTCGTCGCGCCGCACTCGCACAACGACCCCGGGTGGATCCGCACCGTCGAGGAGTACTACGAGCGACAGTCGCGCCACATCCTCGACACCATCGTCGAGTCCCTCTCCAAG GATTCGCGCAGGAAGTTCATATGGGAGGAGATGTCGTACCTGGAGAGGTGGTGGCGGGACGCGCCGCGGAAGAAGCAGGAGGCGTTCGCTAAGCTTGTCCGTGATGGGCAGCTCGAAATTGTGAGCGGCGGATGGGTCATGAACGATGAG GCAAACTCCCACTACTTTGCCATCATAGAACAG ATGATGGAGGGGAACATGTGGCTCAATGATACTATTGGAGTTGTTCCTAAAAATTCTTGGTCAATCGACCCATTTGGTTATTCATCTACAATGGCTTATTTGCTTAGGAGAATGGGTTTCCATAACATGTTAATCCAGAGAACGCACTATGAGCTGAAAAAGGAGCTTGCAATGAAAAAGAATCTTGAATATTTGTGGAGGCAGAACTGGGATATTGAAGAAACAACTGACATATTTGTTCATATGATGCCCTTCTATTCTTATGACATTCCACACACATGTGGACCTGAACCAGCTATCTGCTGCCAGTTTGACTTTGCTCGAATGCGTGGTTTCAGCTATGAATCCTGCCCATGGAGATTCGATCCTGTTGAGACAGATGCTGACAATGTGCAAGAGAGAGCAACAAAACTTCTAGATCAGTACAGGAAAAAGTCAACCCTGTACAGAACGAATACACTTCTCATTCCTTTGGGTGATGATTTCCGGTATGTTAGTGTGGAGGAAGCAGAAGTACAATTCCGCAATTACGAGAAGCTTTTTGATTACATAAACTCTGATCCCCATCTTAATGCTGAAGTCAAATTTGGTACCCTGGAGGATTACTTCTCCACACTGAGAGATGAAGCTGAAAAGATAAACTATTCACGCCCGGGTGAATTGGGTTCTGTTGAGCTGCAAGGTTTTCCAACACTTTCAGGGGATTTCTTTACATATGCTGATAGAAATCAGGATTACTGGAGTGGTTACTATGTCTCGAGGCCATTCTTCAAAGCTGTTGACCGTGTACTAGAACAAACGCTCCGTGCCTCAGAGATTCTGGCTTCATTTGTTCTAGGGTACTGTCAGAAGTTTCAGTGTGCGAAACTCCCCATCAGCTTCTCACACAAACTGACAGCAGCAAGGAGGAATTTGGCGCTTTTTCAGCATCATGATGGGGTAACTGGCACAGCTAAGGATCATGTTGTGGTGGACTATGGCACTCGAATGCACACATCACTGCAAGATCTACAGTTATTTATGTCCAGGGCGGTTGAAGTGCTTTTAGGAGATTTCCATGATAGATCTGACCCTACATTGCTATCACATTTTGAACCAGTGCAGGAACGTTCAAAGTATGATGTTCAGCCGGTGCATAGGGTTCTTGACCCTCGTGAAGGGAAGGCACAATCGATTGTCTTTTTTAACCCATTAGAACAAACAAGGGATGAGATTGTTATGGTTGTTGTAAGCACTCCTGATGTTTCTGTTCTGAACTCGAACGGTTCCTGTTTGCAAAGTCAAGTTTCCCCAGAGTGGCAGTTTGTCAGCGATGAAAAGATTTCCACTGGCCGGCACCGTCTTTATTGGAGGGCTTCTGTTCCTGCACTAGGTTTGGAGACCTACTATGTGGTAACTGGGCAGGATTGTGAAAAGGCTATTCCTGCTGTTGTAAAAACATTCACAGCTTCACAGCAATTTCCTTGCCCTGAACCATATGTTTGTTCAAAGCTGGAAGGCAAAACAGTGGAGATGAAGAACTCTTATTACACTCTTTCTTTTGATGCAAGTCATGGCCTCCTTCAGACAGTAACTGGTCACAAGGATGGGGAACAAACCGTGATAGGTGAAGAAATTGGCATGTACAGAAGCCATGGAAGTGGGGCATACTTGTTCAAACCAATTGGCGAAGCTCGCTCAATTGTCGAGGAAGGGGGACATTTCATACTTACTGAAGGGCCATTGGTTCAAGAAACCCATTCTCTTCCAAAAACTGAGTGGCATAAGCCACCTCTCTCACATAGTACACGCATTTACGATTGTGGGGACTCTATACAGGATATGCTGATCGAGAAGGAATACCATGTTGAGCTTGTCGGCCATGTTTTTAATGACAAGGAACTGATTGTCAGGTACAAGACAGATATTGACAACCAAAGGATCTTCTATTCTGATCTAAATGGCTTTCAGATGAGTAGGAGGCAGACATATGATAAGATCCCTCTACAGGGAAATTATTACCCAATGCCATCACTTGCCTTTTTGCAGGATTCACTTGGTAATCGGTTTTCTGTACACTCCAAGCAGTCATTAGGGGCAGCAAGCTTGAAAAATGGATGGTTAGAGATTATGTTGGATCGTAGGCTGGTTCAGGATGATGGCCGTGGTCTGGGGCAGGGAGTAATGGACAACCGGCCCATGAATGTTATATTCCATCTCCTCAGGGAGTCCAATGTCTCAGCTTTGCCTAAGACCCACAGTTTGCTTACTCTTCAACCATCTCTCCTCTCACACCGTGTTGGGGCGCACCTGAACTACCCAATGCATGCTTTTATGAGCAAAAAACCTCACGAAAAATCCTTCAAGCTGCCTCAACAGTCATTCACTCCATTAACTGCTTCTTTGCCCTGCGATGTACATATTGTAAACCTAAAGGTCCCTCAGCCCCTAAGA
- the LOC112890707 gene encoding pyruvate dehydrogenase E1 component subunit alpha-2, mitochondrial, with protein MAAAILRRLTTLTPAAAASARVAPRPLLPLLARGVSDSTDAITVETSVPFKSHIVDPPSRSATTSARELLSFFRDMALMRRSEIAADSLYKAKLIRGFCHLYDGQEAVAVGMEAAITRADAIITAYRDHCLYLARGGDLVAAFAELMGRRDGCSRGKGGSMHFYKRDANFFGGHGIVGAQVPLGCGIAFAQRYRKEGTVTFDLYGDGAANQGQLFEALNMAALWKLPVILVCENNHYGMGTAEWRASKSPAYYKRGDYVPGLKVDGMDVLAVKQACKFAKDHVLENGPIILEMDTYRYHGHSMSDPGSSYRTRDEIAGIRQERDPIERVRKLILAHDFATAQELKDMEKEIRKQVDAAIAKAKESPMPDPSELFTNVYVNDCGLESFGVDRKVVRTVLP; from the exons ATGGCCGCGGccatcctccgccgcctcaccaccctcacccccgccgccgccgccagcgcgcgCGTGGCGCCGCGGCCGCTACTGCCGCTGCTCGCGCGCGGGGTCTCCGACTCCACGGACGCGATCACCGTGGAGACCTCGGTGCCCTTCAAGTCCCACATCGTGGACCCGCCGTCCCGCTCCGCCACCACCTCCGCGCGCGAGCTCCTCTCCTTCTTCCGCGACATGGCCCTCATGCGCCGCTCCGAGATCGCAGCGGACTCCCTCTACAAGGCCAAGCTCATCCGCGGCTTCTGCCACCTCTAcgacgggcaggaggccgtcgCCGTCGGCATGGAGGCCGCCATCACCCGCGCCGACGCCATCATCACCGCCTACCGCGACCACTGCCTCTACCTCGCGCGCGGCGGGGACCtcgtcgccgccttcgccgaGCTCATGGGCCGCCGGGACGGCTGCTCCAGGGGCAAGGGGGGGTCCATGCACTTCTACAAGCGGGACGCCAACTTCTTCGGCGGGCACGGCATCGTCGGCGCGCAGGTGCCGCTCGGGTGCGGCATCGCCTTCGCGCAGAGGTACAGGAAGGAGGGCACCGTCACCTTCGACCTCTacggcgacggcgccgccaACCAGGGCCAGCTCTTCGAGGCGCTCAACATGGCAGCGCTCTGGAAGCTGCCTGTCATATTGGTCTGCGAGAACAACCACT ATGGGATGGGGACTGCAGAATGGAGGGCATCCAAGAGCCCTGCTTACTACAAGCGCGGGGACTATGTGCCTGGATTAAAG GTCGATGGAATGGATGTTCTTGCTGTGAAGCAAGCTTGCAAATTTGCCAAAGATCATGTCCTTGAAAATGGACCGATT ATTCTTGAGATGGACACCTATAGATACCACGGGCACTCTATGTCAGATCCTGGTAGCAGCTACCGCACCAGGGATGAGATTGCAGGGATAAGACAG GAGCGTGATCCAATCGAAAGGGTTAGGAAGCTCATATTGGCCCATGACTTCGCAACAGCCCAAGAGCTAAAG GACATGGAAAAGGAGATAAGGAAGCAAGTTGATGCAGCCATTGCTAAAGCAAAG GAGAGTCCAATGCCCGATCCGTCCGAGCTCTTCACAAACGTTTATGTCAACGACTGTGGTTTGGAG TCCTTTGGGGTGGACAGGAAGGTGGTGAGGACCGTTCTTCCGTAG
- the LOC112889772 gene encoding alanine--tRNA ligase, chloroplastic/mitochondrial, which yields MEVAALSPTSRPVPLLSTAPAHRLRLLPPRFVSGRRFRPSPRHQGFGCVRDGWGGRHSARKNGFFVTSSSSASIEPATQEVGTAVPGEWSGDAIRRRFLEFYAARGHKILPSSSLVPDDPTVFLTIAGMLQFKPIFLGKEPRRVPCATTSQKCIRTNDIENVGRTARHQTFFEMLGNFSFGDYFKKEATAWAWELATEEYGLPAERLWISVFEDDDEAFNIWHNEVGVPKEHIKRMGAEDNFWTSGATGPCGPCSEIYYDFYPERGSSDADLGDDSRFIEFYNLVFMQYNKRDDGSLEPLKQKNIDTGMGLERMARILQKVPNNYETDLIFPIIEKAASLALVSYAKADDAMKTNLKIIGDHMRAVVYLISDGVLPSNIGRGYVVRRLIRRVVRTGRLIGIRGDGHGNPEGAFLPSLAEVVISLSTQIDPDVESRRKSIIGELQREELRFVQTLERGEKLLDELLDEALLSASNNGNKPSLSGKDVFLLYDTYGFPVEITAEIAGERGVAVDMKGFDIEMENQRKQSQAAHNVVKLSVGNESEIVKSIPDTEFLGYDSLFATAVVKGLLVNGNPVNEASEGSEVEILLDRTPFYAESGGQVGDNGFLYLNVGEDRKQTSVIEINDVQKSLGNIFVHKGTIKQGSVEVGKEIDASVDAKLRQGAKAHHTATHLLQSALKSVVGSETSQAGSLVAFDRLRFDFNFHRPLSEEELMKIESLVNQWIGNATHLETKVMALQDAKNAGAIAMFGEKYGEEVRVVEVPGVSLELCGGTHVSNTAEIRGFKIISEQGIASGIRRIEAVAGDAFVDYVCARDNYMRRLCSSLKVKAEDVNGRVDTILEELRATRNEVSSLRSKMAVLKAASLASKATTVEPQNVRVVVVNMGDVDADGLKSAAEYLIGTLQDPAAVILGSSPGDGKVSLVAAFSPAVVKMGLQAGKFVGGIAKLCGGGGGGKPNFAQAGGRKPENLPDALEKARAEIVAAVSSSSS from the exons ATGGAGGTGGCCGCTCTCTCCCCCACCTCCCGCCCCGTCCCCCTCCTCTCCACCGCGCCCGCCCACCGCTTGCGCCTTCTCCCTCCCCGCTTCGTCTCCGGCCGCCGCTTCCGCCCCTCCCCTCGACACCAAG GGTTCGGCTGCGTGAGAGATGGCTGGGGAGGAAGGCATTCTGCTCGTAAGAACGGATTCTTCGTAACAAGCAGCTCGTCAG CCTCAATAGAACCCGCAACCCAGGAAGTGGGCACCGCGGTTCCAGGGGAGTGGAGCGGGGACGCGATACGCCGGCGGTTCCTTGAATTTTACGCTGCCCGCGGCCACAAGATCCTCCCTAGCTCGTCGCTTGTGCCCGATGACCCGACGGTGTTCCTCACCATCGCAGGGATGCTTCAGTTCAAGCCTATATTTCTTGGCAAG GAACCTAGGCGTGTGCCATGTGCCACTACCTCCCAGAAATGCATACGAACAAATGACATTGAAAATGTGGGACGCACAGCTCGACACCAGACCTTCTTTGAGATGCTTGGGAACTTCAGCTTTGGTGATTACTTCAAGAAGGAAGCAACTGCATGGGCATGGGAGCTGGCAACCGAGGA GTATGGGTTACCCGCAGAAAGGCTGTGGATTAGTGTTTTCGAAGATGATGATGAAGCATTCAACATCTGGCACAATGAG GTTGGTGTACCAAAAGAGCATATAAAGAGGATGGGTGCGGAAGATAACTTTTGGACTAGTGGAGCAACTGGACCCTGTGGACCATGCTCTGAAATTTATTACGACTTCTATCCTGAGAGAGGATCATCAGACGCG GATTTGGGCGATGATAGTCGATTCATTGAATTCTATAACCTTGTCTTTATGCAATACAACAAAAGGGATGATGGATCGCTAGAACCATTGAAACAAAAGAACATCGATACAGGAATGGGCCTTGAGCGTATGGCACGCATTCTTCAAAAG GTTCCAAACAACTACGAGACAGACTTGATTTTTCCAATTATAGAAAAGGCAGCTAGTTTGGCGCTGGTGTCCTATGCTAAAGCTGATGATGCCATGAAGACAAATCTTAAA ATAATTGGCGATCACATGAGGGCAGTTGTTTATCTTATATCAGATGGGGTCCTTCCCTCAAATATTGGGAGAGGATATGTTGTTCGAAGGCTGATAAGAAGAGTAGTTCGGACGGGTAGATTGATAGGTATAAGAGGTGATGGTCATGGAAACCCTGAAGGTGCATTTTTACCTTCACTGGCCGAGGTAGTGATCAGCCTTAGCACTCAGATAGATCCAGATGTCGAATCACGAAGGAAATCTATTATTGGAGAACTTCAAAGGGAAGAGCTACGATTTGTCCAGACCTTGGAAAGAGGTGAAAAGTTATTAGATGAACTTCTAGATGAGGCCTTATTAAGTGCTAGTAATAATGGAAATAAACCTTCCCTATCTGGAAAGGATGTTTTCCTTTTGTACGATACATATGGTTTTCCAGTAGAGATTACAGCTGAAATAGCTGGTGAACGAGGTGTCGCTGTTGATATGAAGGGATTTGATATTGAAATGGAAAACCAAAGGAAACAATCTCAGGCTGCTCATAATGTAGTCAAACTTTCTGTAGGAAATGAGAGTGAGATAGTCAAGAGCATCCCTGACACTGAATTTCTGGGATATGACTCTCTCTTTGCCACTGCTGTTGTTAAAGGTCTCCTAGTTAATGGAAACCCAGTTAATGAAGCTTCTGAAGGTTCTGAAGTAGAAATATTATTAGATCGGACACCATTCTATGCTGAATCAGGTGGTCAAGTTGGAGATAATGGTTTCTTATATTTAAATGTAGGGGAGGATAGAAAACAAACATCAGTCATAGAAATCAATGACGTCCAAAAATCTCTGGGAAATATATTTGTGCACAAAGGCACGATTAAGCAGGGGTCTGTAGAGGTTGGCAAGGAAATTGATGCTTCTGTTGATGCAAAGTTGAGGCAGGGGGCTAAG GCACATCATACTGCAACACATTTACTACAATCTGCTCTTAAAAGTGTGGTTGGTTCAGAAACTTCACAGGCTGGTTCCCTTGTGGCGTTTGACCGTCTCCGATTTGACTTCAATTTCCATCGCCCCCTTTCTGAAGAGGAATTAATGAAAATTGAATCACTCGTCAACCAATGGATTGGCAATGCAACACATCTTGAGACAAAAGTCATGGCTCTGCAAGATGCAAAAAATGCTGGTGCAATTGCAATGTTCGGAGAAAAATATGGTGAAGAG GTCAGAGTCGTAGAGGTCCCTGGGGTCTCATTGGAACTCTGTGGTGGTACTCATGTCAGTAATACCGCTGAGATTCGTGGCTTCAAGATAATCTCAGAACAGGGAATAGCTTCTGGAATCAGAAGGATAGAGGCAGTTGCAGGTGATGCATTTGTTGATTATGTTTGTGCTCGGGACAACTACATGCGACGCTTGTGTTCATCCCTTAAG GTTAAGGCTGAAGATGTGAATGGCAGAGTAGACACAATTCTTGAGGAGCTAAGAGCAACCAGAAACGAAGTATCATCTCTACGGAGCAAAATGGCGGTGCTCAAAGCCGCGTCTCTTGCAAGTAAAGCCACAACGGTTGAACCCCAGAATGTCAG GGTCGTGGTCGTGAACATGGGCGACGTGGACGCCGACGGGCTGAAAAGCGCCGCCGAGTATCTCATAGGCACCCTGCAAGACCCCGCCGCGGTGATCTTAGGATCAAGCCCGGGAGACGGTAAGGTCAGCTTGGTCGCCGCCTTCAGCCCCGCGGTCGTCAAGATGGGGCTGCAGGCGGGCAAGTTCGTCGGCGGGATCGCGAAGCtctgcggcggaggcggcggcggtaagCCCAACTTCGCGCAGGCCGGCGGCCGGAAGCCAGAGAACCTGCCGGACGCCCTTGAAAAGGCCCGGGCCGAAATCGTCGCGGCGGTGTCGTCGAGCTCGAGCTGA
- the LOC112891038 gene encoding uncharacterized protein LOC112891038 translates to MASRWVRPEVYPLFAAMGVAVGICGFQLFRNITGNPEVRVNKAGRAAGVLENHEEGRRYAMHSLRSFVHDKTPEIMPSINKFFTEPK, encoded by the exons ATGGCCAGCCGCTGGGTCCGACCCGAG GTGTACCCGCTGTTCGCGGCGATGGGCGTGGCCGTCGGCATATGCGGATTTCAGCTCTTCCGGAACATCACCGGCAACCCGGAAGTCAG GGTAAACAAGGCAGGGAGGGCAGCTGGTGTGCTTGAGAACCATGAGGAGGGGAGGCGGTACGCAATGCACAGCCTCAGAAGCTTTGTGCATGACAAGACCCCTGAAATCATGCCTTCGATAAACAAGTTCTTCACTGAGCCAAAGTGA